A genomic window from Archocentrus centrarchus isolate MPI-CPG fArcCen1 chromosome 2, fArcCen1, whole genome shotgun sequence includes:
- the LOC115793017 gene encoding probable uridine nucleosidase 2 isoform X1, whose protein sequence is MQTPADICQSPLTSMKKKKLIFDLNTGVADAQALMVALAAPCVEILGITCCFGNTPLESVLKNTLCVLKVCKKLEIPVYQGCSQPLLAKKCQVEDCLGKDALGDFSDPESPSLDLVQKENGVTALIKMVNQNPGEVSLVATAPLTNLAVAVQLDPSLSKKLKALYIVGGNTDSSGNSTVCREFNFMADPEAARIVLDCYTCPTYIAPWELSCSNSLSWSFCEQLLSQNTEKASFLKKISSLLMKKAQSPECQKELTAVKMFSSCDSYAVAAAIEDMFVTESEEVAVTVELEGTYTRGMMVVDCMELLNKKQKAILIKKVDLEKLKNLFLNSLK, encoded by the exons catgaagaagaagaagctgatcTTTGATTTGAACACTGGGGTGGCTGATGCTCAGGCGCTCATGGTGGCCCTCGCGGCCCCCTGTGTGGAGATTTTGGGGATCACCTGTTGCTTTGGCAACACACCCCTGGAGAGTGTCCTcaaaaacacactgtgtgtcCTGAAAGTCTGCAAAAAGCTGGAG ATCCcagtgtaccaaggctgctcaCAGCCTCTTCTGGCCAAAAAATGCCAAGTTGAAGATTGTCTTGGGAAGGATGCATTGGGTGATTTTTCAGATCCCGAATCTCCAAGCTTGGATCTGGTGCAGAAGGAAAATGGTGTGACTGCTTTGATTAAGATGGTCAATCAAAATCCTGGCGAG GTAAGTCTGGTTGCCACTGCCCCTCTCACCAACCTGGCTGTCGCAGTGCAACTGGACCCTTCTCTCTCAAAGAAACTGAAGGCGCTCTACATCGTGGGAGGAAACACTGACT CCAGTGGGAACAGCACAGTGTGCAGAGAGTTCAACTTTATGGCTGACCCTGAGGCTGCCCGGATTGTGTTGGATTGCTACACCTGCCCCACCTACATTGCACCCTGGGAGTTAAGCTGCTCCAACAGCCTGTCCTGG TCATTCTGTGAACAGTTGCTCTCCCAAAATACAGAGAAGGCTTCCTTTCTGAAAAAGATCTCAAGCCTCTTGATGAAG AAAGCTCAATCACCTGAATGCCAAAAGGAGCtcacagcagtgaaaatgttcaGTTCCTGTGACTCCTACGCTGTGGCTGCTGCCATCGAGGACATGTTCGTAACGGAGAGTGAGGAG GTTGCAGTGACGGTGGAGCTGGAGGGGACCTACACCCGAGGCATGATGGTTGTGGACTGCATGGAGCTGCTAAATAAGAAACAAAAGGCCATCCTGATTAAAAAGGTTGACTTGGAGAAGTTGAAGAACCTCTTCCTAAATTCCCTTAAGTAG
- the LOC115793017 gene encoding probable uridine nucleosidase 1 isoform X2, with translation MKKKKLIFDLNTGVADAQALMVALAAPCVEILGITCCFGNTPLESVLKNTLCVLKVCKKLEIPVYQGCSQPLLAKKCQVEDCLGKDALGDFSDPESPSLDLVQKENGVTALIKMVNQNPGEVSLVATAPLTNLAVAVQLDPSLSKKLKALYIVGGNTDSSGNSTVCREFNFMADPEAARIVLDCYTCPTYIAPWELSCSNSLSWSFCEQLLSQNTEKASFLKKISSLLMKKAQSPECQKELTAVKMFSSCDSYAVAAAIEDMFVTESEEVAVTVELEGTYTRGMMVVDCMELLNKKQKAILIKKVDLEKLKNLFLNSLK, from the exons atgaagaagaagaagctgatcTTTGATTTGAACACTGGGGTGGCTGATGCTCAGGCGCTCATGGTGGCCCTCGCGGCCCCCTGTGTGGAGATTTTGGGGATCACCTGTTGCTTTGGCAACACACCCCTGGAGAGTGTCCTcaaaaacacactgtgtgtcCTGAAAGTCTGCAAAAAGCTGGAG ATCCcagtgtaccaaggctgctcaCAGCCTCTTCTGGCCAAAAAATGCCAAGTTGAAGATTGTCTTGGGAAGGATGCATTGGGTGATTTTTCAGATCCCGAATCTCCAAGCTTGGATCTGGTGCAGAAGGAAAATGGTGTGACTGCTTTGATTAAGATGGTCAATCAAAATCCTGGCGAG GTAAGTCTGGTTGCCACTGCCCCTCTCACCAACCTGGCTGTCGCAGTGCAACTGGACCCTTCTCTCTCAAAGAAACTGAAGGCGCTCTACATCGTGGGAGGAAACACTGACT CCAGTGGGAACAGCACAGTGTGCAGAGAGTTCAACTTTATGGCTGACCCTGAGGCTGCCCGGATTGTGTTGGATTGCTACACCTGCCCCACCTACATTGCACCCTGGGAGTTAAGCTGCTCCAACAGCCTGTCCTGG TCATTCTGTGAACAGTTGCTCTCCCAAAATACAGAGAAGGCTTCCTTTCTGAAAAAGATCTCAAGCCTCTTGATGAAG AAAGCTCAATCACCTGAATGCCAAAAGGAGCtcacagcagtgaaaatgttcaGTTCCTGTGACTCCTACGCTGTGGCTGCTGCCATCGAGGACATGTTCGTAACGGAGAGTGAGGAG GTTGCAGTGACGGTGGAGCTGGAGGGGACCTACACCCGAGGCATGATGGTTGTGGACTGCATGGAGCTGCTAAATAAGAAACAAAAGGCCATCCTGATTAAAAAGGTTGACTTGGAGAAGTTGAAGAACCTCTTCCTAAATTCCCTTAAGTAG